A segment of the Haemorhous mexicanus isolate bHaeMex1 chromosome 3, bHaeMex1.pri, whole genome shotgun sequence genome:
TAGTtgctttttaatgctttttgtttcttctaGTCTCAtgatcacaaaaaaaccccctggAACATGATTCAAAGTAAACAACTGCATTTTCTGAGGATTGGAAGGAAACAAGAGGCTCAAAGGACTCTGCTTTACCCCTACCTTCACTCCTTCTCCTTGCCTTATTAGCCAGTGCGGCATTTATTCTTTCTCGTGATGTAAGGGGGGTCCTAGTCATGAAGCTGGGCAtcttcccctttttctcccagGTTAGAGGAGTTTTATTTGACTTCAGTGGGAAAAACAGAGATGGGACACCTCATCAAATCACTTTATATACCCATGCTGTTGACAAGTGGAGACTAAACCAAGCCTCCACAAGGCTCTCCACCACAAGTCATCCCTGATGGGAATAGCAGACAGAATAGTGGCACTGAGAAGGTGTGCTGTAAGAAAAGCATTCAGCTTAAGCCTCACTCTTAATAGCTACCCAGCATGAGAATAAATTCTTTATTCATCACAGACACAGCAACTTTCCAAATGTACAGTACTGGACacatttttgttgctttgaaCAGATAACGAAACCAGGCTTGGCCAGGAGACAGACAACATATTATAGGTAAGACAACACCAGtgctctgtttccttttcaCATTTGCAGTCAGATGTGGCAGCATAGGTTGTGtaacaaacaaaagcttttaCAGATGCATATGTAATCTCAGTAGAATTAATGAGTTTTTTCTTGCCTTGAGCACAACCAGTTTAATAACTAGCATAACTCAGGTAAATCTCCCCTTCATTCCTGCTTTGTAAAACTCCTGTCAGCCTCATTTCTGTTTATAATTATAAAGTGAATAGTTGGCAGCTATTAGTGGAAGTAAGGAAGGGGCTCTAGTATGTGGGAGAAATAACACTGAAGGACTGATGACAAGGAAATTCACAGAAAAGTTACCAAGAAAATCACCCATGGTATACTGGTTATGGGGATGAACTATTTTTGAACTCTGGGATCATCTCTGCTTTCTGATTACCTTTTTATTAACACAGACAACAGCTAACTAAACTTGCCAGATGTTAACTTTGTGTCTCTCAGATGTGATTTGTGGGCAGCCTGCCATTTTACCCACTGCCTACACagatttttggaaaaaatatcaCTAGTTTTCACACAGTCTCATTCAACCTGGATAGTAAAGGAACATTACTAGAACTCTCATAAGAAAAGATAGAAGGAAAGTGATATATACATTTAATTACTGGAGGGGTGCTTTTAACAGGTATTTAAAAAGTCTGAATTCCTCCAAGATGATAGAAAAATTTGGAAGTAATAGCGAATTGATATAAATACAATTAACTGACATTCTAGGTAAACATTGTATTACTTTCGGAAATACTTCTTTTATTGTAACATACCACTTACTTAATcagataatgagaaataaagatCTTATGTCTTGGAAGGGGACAGTTCTGTCAGCTCtgcttctccctttctctcacTCTCTTTCTTGCTCTCTCAAGTAATTTTAATAACTTACTCTATAAacactattttcttttcctatccTTTAAGAACTCTTTCGCTTTGCAAGCAATGAGGACCTAAAAATCTGACCCCGTTGGTAACATTATTATTAAATGTGTATAATTTGTTAAAACTGCAGTAAGTTTTAAAAGGTTTAAGGCTACTACAACAACAGCGTCACATCTACTGCAGCTTGGGTCAATGACTTAAGACTTTATTTTCAACACAAAGCTTTTGGTGGGCATCTCCACCAGCCTACGTTTGCAGCGACCTGATTCCTTTTGCATAACACCTTGCATATACAGCACTTCCCACCCAGTCTTTTCAACCCCCGAAGAATGAGGATGTGcgggaagagcagagccaccccccaaaacacccccgcCTCCGCCACCCGCACCCGGCCGAAGGGGTGGGCGGACCTGACAAATCAGCGCGCTCGGCCAGCGCGGCGGGCTCCTAGCGCCCGCCGGAACGTGTAGTTCAGAAGACGGAAGCCGCGCCAGGCATGAGCAAGCGGGGCGGCCCTCGAAAACTACATTACCCAGCGTGCCTTGCGAGTGCGAAAGGGCGGTGGGTGCGGGTGCGCGTCGCCGGTCGGTCAGCTGGGCGCAGGGCGGGCGGTCGGGCGGCGCGGGTGGCGGAGGCAGCGGCAGCGGCGCTCGGGGCTCGGTCGCTGGCTCAGGGGAGAAGGCGCCCGCTCCGCCATGGCCGAGACGATCGCAGACACCCGGCGGCTGATCAGCAAGCCGCAGAACCTCAACGACGCCTACGGGCCGCCCAGCAACTTCCTGGAGATCGACGTGGGCAACCCGCAGACAGTGGGGGTGGGCCGCGGCCGCTTCACCACCTACGAGATCCGCGTCAAGGTGAGGcagcgccggcccggcccgggagCCGGCGTGCTGGTTTTGGGCTCTTGTGTCGCCCGGGGCTGGCCGGGGTGGCGGTGACGGGCTCCCGCCGCCGTGTCCTTCAGGACCGGTGTCACGGCTGCTGCGGTGCGGGGCGCTGGGGGGTGGTGGCAGAGCCGCAGTGGACTCTCCATCCTCGGCCTGGGGTTGATAACTCTGTGACGGGCTCATTGAAGCTAAGGCGGTGCAGCTGGTTTCAGATAACCACAGGACAAGTGCTGTTTCGGCTCTGCTGTGTACAGCTTGTCCTCAGAGTGAAATATCGCTGTACTGAGAGCAATTGTTTGT
Coding sequences within it:
- the SNX3 gene encoding sorting nexin-3 isoform X2, with protein sequence MAETIADTRRLISKPQNLNDAYGPPSNFLEIDVGNPQTVGVGRGRFTTYEIRVKTNLPIFKLKESTVRRRYSDFEWLRNELERESKGCRPPSGTERALSSHVLTR